A part of Misgurnus anguillicaudatus chromosome 6, ASM2758022v2, whole genome shotgun sequence genomic DNA contains:
- the LOC129433299 gene encoding histone H3, whose amino-acid sequence MARTKQTARKSTGGKAPRKQLATKAARKSAPATGGVKKPHRYRPGTVALREIRRYQKSTELLIRKLPFQRLVREIAQDFKTDLRFQSSAVMALQESSEAYLVGLFEDTNLCAIHAKRVTIMPKDIQLARRIRGERA is encoded by the coding sequence ATGGCAAGAACAAAGCAGACCGCTCGTAAATCCACCGGAGGCAAAGCGCCGAGGAAGCAGCTCGCTACTAAAGCTGCCCGTAAGAGCGCCCCAGCCACCGGCGGTGTGAAGAAGCCTCATCGTTACAGGCCCGGTACCGTAGCGCTGAGAGAAATCCGCCGCTACCAGAAATCCACTGAGCTGCTGATCCGTAAGCTGCCTTTCCAGCGTCTGGTGAGAGAAATCGCCCAGGACTTCAAGACTGATCTGCGCTTCCAGAGCTCCGCCGTCATGGCCCTGCAGGAGTCCAGCGAAgcttatttggttggtctgtttgAGGACACCAACCTGTGCGCCATCCACGCCAAGAGGGTCACCATCATGCCCAAAGACATCCAACTGGCTCGCCGCATTCGGGGAGAGCGCGCTTAA
- the LOC129433347 gene encoding histone H4: protein MSGRGKGGKGLGKGGAKRHRKVLRDNIQGITKPAIRRLARRGGVKRISGLIYEETRGVLKVFLENVIRDAVTYTEHAKRKTVTAMDVVYALKRQGRTLYGFGG from the coding sequence ATGTCAGGAAGAGGCAAAGGCGGTAAAGGACTCGGTAAAGGAGGCGCTAAGCGTCATCGCAAGGTTTTGCGTGATAACATCCAGGGAATCACCAAACCCGCCATTCGTCGTCTCGCTCGTCGTGGTGGTGTCAAGCGTATTTCCGGTCTGATCTATGAGGAGACTCGCGGTGTGTTGAAGGTGTTTTTGGAGAACGTTATTCGTGACGCCGTCACCTACACTGAACACGCCAAGAGAAAGACCGTCACCGCCATGGATGTCGTCTATGCTCTGAAGCGTCAGGGTCGCACTTTGTACGGCTTCGGAGGTTAA